The genomic segment TGGGTATAGATATCAATGCCTGTCCCTTCGGTTTGGATCAAAATTTCCTCAAGGTCTTTCAAATCATGACCACTGACCAAGATACCTGGGTTGTGACGAACGCCAATGTTTACTTTGGTCACTTCAGGGCTGCCATAAGTTGAGGTGTTCGCTTTGTCCAACAGGGCCATGACATCAACGCCATATTTTCCTGCTTCAAGCACTAAACCGACGAGTTCATCCACAGACAGATTATCATTCGTGACTGCTGCTAGTCCTTTGACGATAAATCCAAAAATACTGGGATCATTGTAACCTAACGTAAATGCATGCTCAGCATAAGCAGCCATTCCTTTGAGTCCGTAAGTCAAGAGCTCACGCAAAGAACGAATATCTTCGTTTTCCGTAGCGAGAACACCGACTTGGGCTGCTTTTTGTTCAAATACTTCAACCGAATCAGCTGTCCACGTTGCAGAATCATGGAGTTGGGCTGGAATTACACCGCCAGCTTTCACGATTTCTTGTTTCAGTTCTTCGCGAAGTTTCAACCCTTCACGAACCATTTCGACGAAACGGTCTTTATCAAAATTTGCATTCGTGATGGTCGCAAATAAACCTTCCATAATGAATTTATCAATGTCTTGACGAATGATTCCAAGCTCACGAGCTTGAACCGCGTAGATGGAGATCCCTTTCAGAACAAAGATTAAAAGGTCTTGCAAATTAGCAACGTTTTCAGTTTTTCCGCAGACGCCTCGCAATGTACAACCGGTTCCTTTTGATGTTTCTTGGCATTGATAGCAGAACATACTCATAATTTGAAACCCTCCTAATTATTATTTAATATTTTTATAACTTTGAGTAGCGTGATGTTTAACTCCGACTGACAGGTTCATTATATCGAGGTTCACTTTCTTATTCCGTGACCACAGCGTTGGTTTCAGTGTGATAATAAGCACACTGATTTTTTCTTCTTTAAAAATTATCATGCGCGTTGATACAAAAGAAAAAGACGCAGTCGTTTTCCTTATTGAAAATGAAACGACTGCGTCCTTAATGCCTTTGTCAAAAAGAGTAAGACGCAATCCTAGAGAACACGTCTTGCCCCTGCATAATGTTGCCACCAATAGGAGCTAAACTTCGAAATGGTAACTCCTTTACTCGAGGTTGCATTGATAAATCGGCCGTCGCCGATATAAATCCCGACATGACTTACTTGATGATTTGAAGTGAAACTAAAGAATACGAGATCTCCCGGTTTAAGGTCTTTAGCCGCAACAGAACTTCCAACATTATATTGATCCCGGCTCACCCGCGGAAGATTAATTCCCGCTGCCTGGAATGCTTTCTGTGTTAAAGCTGAGCAATCAATACCCGTAGATGTTGTACCACCCCATAAATAAGGTGTACCCATATATGTTTCAGCCGATGCGATAACATTTTGAGCCTGCTGTCCACTTGTCAGCGTTGACGCTTCAGCTACAGGCGCGAAATAAAGAGTCCCCATTAACGCCACTGATGAAAGCATTGATGTAAAAAGGAAAAATTTCTTTTTCATATAGACCAACTCCTCTATAACGATGATTTTGTTTCATTTTTCCTTTGGAGCTAGTCCTAGTATAGCATCTCACAACCCGATAACCAATGGTGGGTTGTTGGTTTACTAACCTGTTTTTTCCTGAGTTAATGCAATTAGAAAATCCCGGGTAATTTCCAAAAGGAAATAGCCCGGGATTTCGCTGTGGATAATGTATTTGTCAAAGCTTAATTTTTCTTCTGCAACATCCCCATAAACACCTTCTCTGGTGTAATTGGAAGATGCGTGACCCTTACGCCTACAGCATTATAGACCGCTTCCGTAATCGCAGGAGCAGGGGTATTCGCCACAACTTCCCCTACGGATTTGGCGCCAAATGGGCCTGTTGGCTCATAACTCTCTTCAAAAGCAACCCGAATCTTTCCAACATCTCTCCGTGTGGGGATTTTATATTGCATAAAGGAATCGCTTTGCATTCTTCCTTGCTCATCGTATTTTACATCTTCATAGAGAGCCATGCCAATTCCCTGCGCAATTCCTCCCTCCACTTGGATGCGAGCAAGATTTGGATTAATCACTGTCCCACAGTCGGCCACTGCAACAAATTGAAGAAGATCGACCTTGCCTGTCTCTTGATCAACTTCGACTTCAGCAAAACCCGCAACATAGGGTGGCGGAGAAACTGGACTGCCAAAGGTAGCCTGACCGACGAGTTGACTTTTCCCTATACCCAAAACGGACTGTTCGGCTAACTCCGATAAACTCACTTCTTTTCGCTCTGAGTTCCTGACTGTTTTAGATTTCTCAATCGTTCCTGATTCTTGCTTCGGGATCCACCGCACAGCTTTGCTTGTGAGCTCAACTTCCTCGATCGGAACCTCTAGATATTTAGCCCCAAACTCAAGGATTTTTGCTTTCAAATCCTCAGCCGCTTTCATAACCGCTGAACCACTGACATACGTTCCGCTGGAGGCGTAAGCGCCTGGATCAAAGGGTGAAAGATCCGTATCCACTGAATGCACAATGATATTGTCTACCTCTGTCTCAAGAACCTCAGCTGCCATTTGGGCGAGAATCGTATCAGCACCCATCCCATTATCGGTTGCACCATGCATGAGAACATAGCCACCGACATCGTTTAAGCGAACCTCGGCAGAAGCTGTGTCAATATGGGCAATTCCTGAACCCTGCATCGTGACTGCCATACCCAAAGCGCGTACCTTATGCGGTCCTGCCTGGCGGCGAAGTCCCTTCTCGTCCCAGCCAATCATTTCTTTTCCTTTGAGGATGCAGCGGTCAAGTGCGCTACTTCCCAAACGCTGGCCATCCTCCCAATGGAGGGCCTTTTCGCCCTCACGGATAATATTCTTAAGCCTCAATTCTGTCGGATCCATTCCTAATTTGCGGGCCAATTTGTTTACCGTTGATTCGACGGCAAACGTTCCTTGCGTCGCTCCGTAGCCACGAAATGCTCCTGCTGGCATCTTGTTTGTATAAACGGCATGACCCACGAACCGAATCGCCCGGGTCTTATTATAGAGAGGCAAAGTATAATGCCCAACACACCCTAAAACGGTGGAGGAATGTTCTCCATAGGCTCCAGTATCAGATAAGACTTCTAAATCGAGTGCCCGGATGATCCCTTCACAGTTAGCTCCCATGCGAACTTTTAAGCGCATGGCATGCCGGCTAGTGGTACAAGCAAAGGTTTCCTGGCGAGTATAAATAATCTTGGCGGATTTTCCAGTCTTTAAGGTTACAAAAGCCGCAAAGATATCACCTGCGCTCGTTTGTTTACCGCCAAAGCCTCCCCCGATTCTCGGCTTAACCACGCGGACTTTGCTTGCTGGCAATTCCAGCGCACGTGCCACGTGCCGACGAACATGGAAAGGAACCTGTGTCGAGCTGACCACCACTATTCTTCCATGCGGATCCATATAGGTATATGCCCGATAGGTTTCCATCATGGCATGGGCTTGAGCTTGCGGATAATAAACGCCTTCGACAACAACGTCACATTCACTCAATTCTTTTTCAATATCGCCAACAACCTGAATATCGGTAGCCACGATATTTTTCGACTTCTCCATACCAATCTCAAAATTTAAATGAAGATCTTCTTCCGGATGAACTACCGAAGGATTGTCTATCGCTTCTTCAAAGTTAAGCACCGGTTTTAAGATTTCATACTCAACCTTGATCAAGTTCATCGCTTTAACGGCTGTCTTTTCATCGACAGCAGCAATAATTGCAACTTCATCCCCGACATAGCGGACGAGATCTTCCAAAATCAAATGATCATAGGGGGAGGGTTCAGGATTCGATTGCCCGGCTAATGTAAAACGCGCTTTCGGAACATCCTTATAAGTAAAGACGCCCTCGACCCCTTCAACCTTTTCCGCGCGTGAGGTATCGATGGATTTAATCCGCGCAAAGGCATGCGGACTGCGCAGGATTTTAACGACGAGCGCGTTTGAGTCTGCGAGATCATCAGTGTAAGCGGGCTTTCCCGTTGCTAAAGCCATGCCATCAATTTTTGCGATTTTTTGACCAATCATTTTCTTCATCATTGTTCCGAATTCACCCCCAGATAGGTCTTAACCGCCCGCAACTGTCCCATATAGCCTGTACAGCGGCAAAGGTTCCCGATCAGGTAATGGATGATTTCTTCCTCAGTAGGATTTTTGAGTTCATTTTTCATGGCCAAGACATTCATGACAAATCCTGGGCTACAGAAGCCACACTGCTCCGCTCCTTCAGCCGTTAAAACTTGAGCAAATTCTGCTGCTTCTTTTTGAACCCCTTCCAGCGTCGTGATCTTTTTCCCGTTTACCCGCACCGAAAGCATGGAGCAGGAAAGGATGGGTTGACCCTCTACCCAAACGGTACATAGTCCGCAGCAACTCGTATCACACGCTTTTTTTACGCTTAAATAACCATGGGCCCGTAAGGTGTCCGCTAAAAAATCCTCAGCAGCAACCTCCCAGGTCACCTTTTTATCATTGATGGTGAGTTCGATTTGCATTTAAAGTACCTCCATAATGGCTCTTTTAACCAATACTGGACAAAGAGCTTGACGATATTCAGCACTTCCCCGTAGATTCGTTCCAAACGAAAGCTCCTCAGCAGCAAGCTTAGCAATGGTCTCAATCGTCTCCATAGACTTTTCATCACTCGATAAGAGAGCTTCGTTTGTGCTAGCGAGTTCGGACAACTTCTGAGACGCCTTATCCGCAACCCTAGCGCATTGCGGCCTAGCTCCAACGACGATTCGCCATTGACCTTCAAATTCAGAAACTGCGACATTCAGAATCGCATAATCACTGACGGAATTCCGCAAGCTTTGATAGGATGATTTCCGAGCATTCTTTGGAATCCAGACCTTCGTTAAAATATCTTTTGCATAGGGTTGCTCTAAAAAGGTTTGCAACCTCATTCGCCCACCATGATATAACTCTACTTCAGCGTCAAGGGCGAGCAAGGCTGTGATTAAATCTGAAAAGCCGTACTTGGAAAAAACGGAAGCTCCCACCGTCACGCCATTGCGGAACTGCACGCCAATGATACTCCGAACTGCTTGGGGAAGAATACCCTGAAAATATTTCTGGAACGCGGGATAGGTTTCCACTTCTCGAAAGGTTGTCATCGCTCCAATTTCAAAGCTTTCCTCATGCTCACGAATTCCCTTAAGGTCCAAATTAGGGCTCGATAAATCAATTGCTGTTCCAATTCGCTTTGATCCCATCTTTAAGAACGCGCAACCGCCCAAAACCGTATTCGGTTTGCGGTTCATCAGCGTCGTATAAGCTTCTTCAAGTGTTTCTGGTTGAACTAAGTCACGTATTGTGAACACCAAAAATCTCTCCTTTTCGGATTCATTCATTCATATTATCGACGATTCAACTTCAAAAATCAAACAATCGCTCATAATCTTGAATCGTATCCACATCCTCTAAAAATTCCGCTGGAATGGCAAACCTCTGCCAGCGCTCAGGGTAACGATGAAGAACAACCCTACCCCCTTGCTCGCCTTGGAGAGAGCGCAATTCCTCCAAATAGCGGCGATGAAAGAATACAGGAGAACCTTTAATCCCTTCGGAGGACTCCACCCAGGGAATCAAAAAGTCAGGTTGATTCTCTAAAAAACGCTCCATCAACTGAGTAAATTGAATAGGCTCCAAACCCACCTGATCCCCGGGTACGAAACAAATCCCCTGGATTCTTTCCGACAGATCATCCAGTCCTAAACGCAATGTTGTCGAAAGAGGGTGTGGCTGAGGCTCTTTGATCCAGACTCGCTTTACCTGATCTGGGTCCCCCCAGTTTTCACTTAGCTGCGCTGGATTCATATATTGCCTCATCGATTTGCGTGCCACTACCCAAACCTCACAAGGAATATCTAAGCTAAACCCTTTAAGCGTTTGGAAGATAACCTCAAGTACATATCCTAGAACCGTGGTGTTTCTCCAGGGCAAGGCTAATTTATCTTGACCCATCCGCGTTGCTTGCCCTGAGGCCATCACCACAAATCGTACCACTGAAGATTTCCCTCCTTCGCATTCCCTGAAGCGATTCGCAAATGTTGAGGTCGATGTGAATCAGAAAGATGCTCTCGCCCAAGAAATTCTTCTCCCACTTTGATTAGTCCACGAAGTTCGTCATTTCCTAAGTCCTGACTCGATCTTCTTCCTGGGTCACCCCACCTATTAAAGAGAACAGACCAGGAAATCTTCTGGTACTCTGAGTAAAACATCGGGGAGGTCAAAATATATTGCCAAGCCAGCTCTGGCCTCCAAATTTCTCCTATAAGGTGAGGATAAAGTTCAGGACGATGGATCTCCCTCGCCTGGAGCTTTTTACCCCATAATCGTCCATCAATTACGAGTACAGCGCTTTCCGTTAAATGGGGAATTTGGGGTTCGTATGATGCCCAACATTTGAGTTGACGTTCCCGTGCTCCATCCCCTTCAATCACCCAAAAACTCTTACCGAACTCTTTCTGAATGGCCTGGTCGAGAATATCTACAGGGATCCCCATCCATTTTCCACTCTCTGCCTCGAGATTCGCATACCAGAAACAGGGCATACCCGTTTTCGGAGGCGAAAATCCGTCCGCATTTTGCCAAAGCGAAGAAAAAGCGAGGGGATAAACTTTTGTCGTGGTTGTGGCAATCACAGGCTTCTCAGCCTGCGAAATCTCCTCGGTTAAACGGCTTAGGCACGTTGTTTTACCACCTGCTCCGATGAAGGTCACCACCCGCGCCTTACCCACCATGTCCCAAAGACATCTTTCCATGCTAACCTCCGCAACCGCCAAAAAATTCAAGCTAGCTTAATCCTAAGCTAGCTTGATTATCTCAAAGAAATAGGTTATTGACCAGATTACGTTAGATTAATGTTGCATCATTCCTGTATTACCGGATAACTTCTTTTTCATTTCGTCATCGGTGTCATTTTTTCCACTGCCGTTAAAGAATGCATTTAAGATGATAGCGGTTAACGAACCGAGCGTAATTCCACTATGAAGCACGGTTTGGCTCCAGTTCGGGAACAGTTTAAAGAAGTCAGGAGCAACTAAAGGAATAAGGCCGATACCAATACTGATTGCGACAATAAAAAGATTATGAGAATTCTTGTCAAAATCAACTTTGGATAAGGTTTTAATCCCACTTGCCGCAACAATTCCAAACATGGCAATCCCTGCACCCCCAAGGACTGCATTTGGTAGGGAAGCAATAATCGTTGCTAATTTAGGAAACAGCCCCATAGCGACTAAAATAATACCGGACATCGCTACCACAAACCGGCTTTTTACTCCAGTAAGGCCGACTAGCCCTACATTTTGAGCAAAGGCTGTGTACGGGAATGCATTAAATATACCGCCCAGCATTGTGGCAGCGCCATCAGCCCGAAGTCCCCGAGTCAATTCTTCTTCACCAATATGCTTGTCCACCATTTCCCCGATCGCCAAGAAGTCACCTGTTGATTCGACCATAACGACTAACATGACTAAGATCATAGCAATGATAGAACCCATATCAAACACTGGCACTCCAAAATAGAAGGGGGTATCGATCCCCATCCAAGGTGCAGTGCTCACTCCGGAGAAATCCACAAGTCCGAGAGGAATCGCCACAACCATACCCACCAAGAGTCCAATTAAAACCCCAATATTAGCAAGAAAACCTTTAAGATACTTATTGATTAGAAGAATCGTCACCAACACAATACCCGCAACTGCTAAAAACGTTAATGACCCATAATTCTTATTACCGACTCCCCCAGCTGCCCAGTTCACACCGACAGGAAGAAGCGAAACTCCAATAACTGTGATGACACTTCCCGTGACGACGGGAGGGAAAAATCGAAGGAGTTTACTAAAAAATGGAGCTAGTAAAAACGTCACTAAACCCGCTATGATGACTGAACCAAAAATCATGGGCATACCCCCTGCTTTTGCCATCATCACCATCGGTGTCACTGCCGCAAAGGTAACGCCTTGAATAACTGGGAGTCGAATTCCTAATTTCCAGATTCCTAACGTTTGAAGAAGAGTTGCAATACCACATGTAAATAAGTCCGCATTGATTAGAAAAGCAGTTTGTTCTTTGGTGAGACCTGCTGCTGCTGCAATAATTAAAGGAACAGCGACTGCTCCAGCGTACATCGCTAGAACATGTTGTAATCCATACAGGAAGAGTCTCCCTGCAGGCAGCATCTCATCAACTGGATGTTTACCCGTTACATTAGCCATTTTAATATTTTCCTCCTCTTGTTCTTCGTCTTTTCCATATTTATAAAATAAAAAACCCCAGGCGGTAGATTTCGACTCATCTCATCAAAAATGTGAGAGAAACCTACCCGCCTGGGTTTTTATCCCTTCGGTGTAATTCAGATCGACTCTGAATCTGTACCACTTGGATTAGGCTTGACCTCAACCCTAGGTACACTTTCGCTCATAGTCAGGCCATTTACGGCAGCCCGGTAGAAACTTACAGACCCTATCTCTGCTATTATATGAACACTCTATTCCATTAAAAAACGATTTTTCGTTCAACGACGTATTTTATATTACATTATCCTCCTCAGATGGTCAACCCTTTTTCGAACAATATTTTATTATAGGCCATAATTGTTCGGTATTTTTCAAGATACTCACTCCTATGAACGAGAAACTGACCAAGAAATTGTGAATTTCGTTCCTACCCCTTTTTTACTCTGAACTGAAATCTTTCCTTTGTGGTTTTGGATAATCCGGTAGGTAATCGTCAACCCTAGACCTGTCCCTTTTTCTTTCGTCGAAAAGAACGGAGTACCTAATTTTTTGATAACATCTTTATCCATTCCTGGACCCGTATCCTCAACTGTGATTATGACTTCCTCCCCTTGTCGCCTCGCCTGAATCGTAACCGTCCCCTTATTTTCGATAGCCTCAATCGCATTCTTAATCAAGTTAATAAAAACTTGCTTTAATTGTCCAACAACACCTTCAATGTAAAGCGTCCCCGGTTCAACGTTTAAGACTAATTGAACTTCTTTCAGGTTAGCTTGATAACTCATCAAATTTACCGAATCCTGCAATACTTTATCGAGATCAACCTTCCTTTTCGTTTCCGGGGCGGGTTTCGCGAGAACCACCATTTCTCCCACGATGAGATCGATACGATCCAGTTCCTCAAGAATGGTCTCATAATAAAAAGGAGGAAGATCTTGTCCTCTTTTTTCATAGATCAATTGTGCGAATCCTTTTATAGACGTCAAAGGATTACGAATTTCGTGAGCAATTCCCGCAGCGAGTTCACCAACAAGTGCCAATTTCTCCGTTTGCTTATTTTTCTCAGCATTCTCCATATCTCTAAGGATAAGAAGATAGTGAGTGATGATCACCAAAAAGAGGATCAATAAAATGAGTATCGTGAAATTCCGTTCCCTCTGCTGGTTTATTGCAAAATTAAACTCTTCAAGAGGCTGTACAAGAATAACCACCCAGGGCGCTTCCTTTAAGGTGATAAAGGAATGCACATTCTGTTCCTGATCATTTTCGAAATAACCGTTTGTTAATTTCTTAACCCTAATTTCCTGATAAAGCGGTGAATCTTCAAATGAGTAGGTTTTACGATATTGTTCCAGCTCCGGATGGCTTAAGACTTGTCCATCTTCGTAATTGACCAAAGCTGCATAACCGGGTTGATCCTCCATAACGTTATCCAATATATTCTGGAGCTCACTCAAGGGAACTGACATTCCAACAAGCCCTACTACTTTGTTATCTCGATAATAGGGCACTGTGATTATAATAACCTCTTTTCCCGTAATCCGTCCTTTATAAGGCCCACTTACAGTGGTCTTTCCTTTCATGGCTTCCTTAAAATAATCACGATCTAGAATGTTTTGATCCGCTTTAGTATCAGGATATTTACCCACCACTGTTCCCTTTTCATTAGCAACCCAGAACAGAGTCGCTTTCGATTGAGCGAGCGCGATATCCTGCAAAGTCTGCGTAATCTCCGTTCGCCGTTCCTGTTTGACGGAATCAAGTGAAGCCAGTCTCTGAAGCACAACCTTATGACTTATCAAAAAGTCATCCACAGAAGTGGCTGCCATGTCTGTGAAATGTTCTTTCTTATCAATTTCAGCCTGATGCTCCTGTTTGAGTTGCTGAAAAAGGAGAATATAGCTCATGATGAAAACAAAGCTGATAATTAGAAGAATACTGATCACTCTAACTCGTATATGATGGTTTACGAATAAATGTGCTTTCAAATAGCGATCTCTCCTAATCCACACCTTGTTATATTATAACCTCTTTAATTCGACCTATTTTTCACAAATCCTTCCTAAAAAAAGAGTAGCTATAAGTTCTTACCTATCACTACTCATTAATTACTCTAATATTTACTTATTTCGCCACAACATTTAAGAAAGACTGTGTTCTTTGTTGTGAAGGCTTTTCAAAAATTTCTTCAGGGGTACCTTCTTCGAGAATCTCCCCTTTGTCCATAAATATGACGCGATTTGCGACTTCCCGAGCAAAGCCCATTTCGTGAGTCACCACAATCATCGTCATATGCTCTTCCGCTAATTGTCGCATGGCTTTTAGCACTTCACCGGTCAACTCTGGATCTAAGGCTGAGGTTGGCTCATCAAAAAGCATGATATCTGGTTTCATGGCCAGAGCCCGAGCAATCGCCACCCGTTGTTTCTGCCCGCCGGATAAGCGGGAAGGATAATTGTTCATTTTATCCTCCAGCCCGACTTTGCGCAAGAGTTCTTGAGCCACAGGCAATATCTCGGGATATTTAACCCCTTTGACGGTCATCGGCGCTTCGACCACGTTCTGAAGGACCGTTAAGTGAGGGAAGAGATTAAATTGCTGAAATACCATACCCATTTTCCGACAGATCAGTCGTGCCTCAGGTTCGTTCGCATACTGAATTTTCCCCTCAGCATTTGTCGTTACGAGTTCTTCTCCTTCAATAACGATGGAGCCTTCATCAATCATCTCCAACCGATTTAAGCAGCGTAAAAAAGTGCTTTTTCCTGAACCTGAGGGTCCAATGATCGCCACAACTTCGCCTTTGGCAACCTCGAGCGAAATGCCTTTCAGCGCTTCAAACTGCTTGAACCGTTTATGAATATTCGTGGCTTGTATCATGATTTCTTTATTTTCCATCTTTGATCACCTTTCCCCTACTCGTCGTATGCACTATAGCGCTGTTCAAGCTTTTGGAAAACTTTAGTCAGGACAAGCGTCATTGCCAGATAAAAAATGGCAGCTACAACAAACGGCATCATACTGAAATCCCGCTGCACGAGGGCACGAGTCGTCCT from the Desulfitobacterium metallireducens DSM 15288 genome contains:
- a CDS encoding C40 family peptidase, with translation MKKKFFLFTSMLSSVALMGTLYFAPVAEASTLTSGQQAQNVIASAETYMGTPYLWGGTTSTGIDCSALTQKAFQAAGINLPRVSRDQYNVGSSVAAKDLKPGDLVFFSFTSNHQVSHVGIYIGDGRFINATSSKGVTISKFSSYWWQHYAGARRVL
- a CDS encoding xanthine dehydrogenase family protein molybdopterin-binding subunit, which translates into the protein MMKKMIGQKIAKIDGMALATGKPAYTDDLADSNALVVKILRSPHAFARIKSIDTSRAEKVEGVEGVFTYKDVPKARFTLAGQSNPEPSPYDHLILEDLVRYVGDEVAIIAAVDEKTAVKAMNLIKVEYEILKPVLNFEEAIDNPSVVHPEEDLHLNFEIGMEKSKNIVATDIQVVGDIEKELSECDVVVEGVYYPQAQAHAMMETYRAYTYMDPHGRIVVVSSTQVPFHVRRHVARALELPASKVRVVKPRIGGGFGGKQTSAGDIFAAFVTLKTGKSAKIIYTRQETFACTTSRHAMRLKVRMGANCEGIIRALDLEVLSDTGAYGEHSSTVLGCVGHYTLPLYNKTRAIRFVGHAVYTNKMPAGAFRGYGATQGTFAVESTVNKLARKLGMDPTELRLKNIIREGEKALHWEDGQRLGSSALDRCILKGKEMIGWDEKGLRRQAGPHKVRALGMAVTMQGSGIAHIDTASAEVRLNDVGGYVLMHGATDNGMGADTILAQMAAEVLETEVDNIIVHSVDTDLSPFDPGAYASSGTYVSGSAVMKAAEDLKAKILEFGAKYLEVPIEEVELTSKAVRWIPKQESGTIEKSKTVRNSERKEVSLSELAEQSVLGIGKSQLVGQATFGSPVSPPPYVAGFAEVEVDQETGKVDLLQFVAVADCGTVINPNLARIQVEGGIAQGIGMALYEDVKYDEQGRMQSDSFMQYKIPTRRDVGKIRVAFEESYEPTGPFGAKSVGEVVANTPAPAITEAVYNAVGVRVTHLPITPEKVFMGMLQKKN
- a CDS encoding (2Fe-2S)-binding protein, giving the protein MQIELTINDKKVTWEVAAEDFLADTLRAHGYLSVKKACDTSCCGLCTVWVEGQPILSCSMLSVRVNGKKITTLEGVQKEAAEFAQVLTAEGAEQCGFCSPGFVMNVLAMKNELKNPTEEEIIHYLIGNLCRCTGYMGQLRAVKTYLGVNSEQ
- a CDS encoding FAD binding domain-containing protein — its product is MFTIRDLVQPETLEEAYTTLMNRKPNTVLGGCAFLKMGSKRIGTAIDLSSPNLDLKGIREHEESFEIGAMTTFREVETYPAFQKYFQGILPQAVRSIIGVQFRNGVTVGASVFSKYGFSDLITALLALDAEVELYHGGRMRLQTFLEQPYAKDILTKVWIPKNARKSSYQSLRNSVSDYAILNVAVSEFEGQWRIVVGARPQCARVADKASQKLSELASTNEALLSSDEKSMETIETIAKLAAEELSFGTNLRGSAEYRQALCPVLVKRAIMEVL
- a CDS encoding nucleotidyltransferase family protein: MVRFVVMASGQATRMGQDKLALPWRNTTVLGYVLEVIFQTLKGFSLDIPCEVWVVARKSMRQYMNPAQLSENWGDPDQVKRVWIKEPQPHPLSTTLRLGLDDLSERIQGICFVPGDQVGLEPIQFTQLMERFLENQPDFLIPWVESSEGIKGSPVFFHRRYLEELRSLQGEQGGRVVLHRYPERWQRFAIPAEFLEDVDTIQDYERLFDF
- the yqeC gene encoding selenium cofactor biosynthesis protein YqeC — encoded protein: MERCLWDMVGKARVVTFIGAGGKTTCLSRLTEEISQAEKPVIATTTTKVYPLAFSSLWQNADGFSPPKTGMPCFWYANLEAESGKWMGIPVDILDQAIQKEFGKSFWVIEGDGARERQLKCWASYEPQIPHLTESAVLVIDGRLWGKKLQAREIHRPELYPHLIGEIWRPELAWQYILTSPMFYSEYQKISWSVLFNRWGDPGRRSSQDLGNDELRGLIKVGEEFLGREHLSDSHRPQHLRIASGNAKEGNLQWYDLW
- a CDS encoding nucleobase:cation symporter-2 family protein → MANVTGKHPVDEMLPAGRLFLYGLQHVLAMYAGAVAVPLIIAAAAGLTKEQTAFLINADLFTCGIATLLQTLGIWKLGIRLPVIQGVTFAAVTPMVMMAKAGGMPMIFGSVIIAGLVTFLLAPFFSKLLRFFPPVVTGSVITVIGVSLLPVGVNWAAGGVGNKNYGSLTFLAVAGIVLVTILLINKYLKGFLANIGVLIGLLVGMVVAIPLGLVDFSGVSTAPWMGIDTPFYFGVPVFDMGSIIAMILVMLVVMVESTGDFLAIGEMVDKHIGEEELTRGLRADGAATMLGGIFNAFPYTAFAQNVGLVGLTGVKSRFVVAMSGIILVAMGLFPKLATIIASLPNAVLGGAGIAMFGIVAASGIKTLSKVDFDKNSHNLFIVAISIGIGLIPLVAPDFFKLFPNWSQTVLHSGITLGSLTAIILNAFFNGSGKNDTDDEMKKKLSGNTGMMQH
- a CDS encoding ATP-binding protein; protein product: MKAHLFVNHHIRVRVISILLIISFVFIMSYILLFQQLKQEHQAEIDKKEHFTDMAATSVDDFLISHKVVLQRLASLDSVKQERRTEITQTLQDIALAQSKATLFWVANEKGTVVGKYPDTKADQNILDRDYFKEAMKGKTTVSGPYKGRITGKEVIIITVPYYRDNKVVGLVGMSVPLSELQNILDNVMEDQPGYAALVNYEDGQVLSHPELEQYRKTYSFEDSPLYQEIRVKKLTNGYFENDQEQNVHSFITLKEAPWVVILVQPLEEFNFAINQQRERNFTILILLILFLVIITHYLLILRDMENAEKNKQTEKLALVGELAAGIAHEIRNPLTSIKGFAQLIYEKRGQDLPPFYYETILEELDRIDLIVGEMVVLAKPAPETKRKVDLDKVLQDSVNLMSYQANLKEVQLVLNVEPGTLYIEGVVGQLKQVFINLIKNAIEAIENKGTVTIQARRQGEEVIITVEDTGPGMDKDVIKKLGTPFFSTKEKGTGLGLTITYRIIQNHKGKISVQSKKGVGTKFTISWSVSRS
- a CDS encoding amino acid ABC transporter ATP-binding protein: MENKEIMIQATNIHKRFKQFEALKGISLEVAKGEVVAIIGPSGSGKSTFLRCLNRLEMIDEGSIVIEGEELVTTNAEGKIQYANEPEARLICRKMGMVFQQFNLFPHLTVLQNVVEAPMTVKGVKYPEILPVAQELLRKVGLEDKMNNYPSRLSGGQKQRVAIARALAMKPDIMLFDEPTSALDPELTGEVLKAMRQLAEEHMTMIVVTHEMGFAREVANRVIFMDKGEILEEGTPEEIFEKPSQQRTQSFLNVVAK